One Algibacter sp. L3A6 genomic region harbors:
- a CDS encoding trypsin-like peptidase domain-containing protein produces MKKILTLVMVSVLGGVITLGAYKVFLEKDNTVVVAANSEQPTFLPTNNLNMALNAAENTDFTTAADNTVHAVVHVKNVTISSGQMTLQDFFSGRSPQRAQMGTGSGVIINADGYIVTNNHVIKNASELSVTLNNNKTYTAEVVGTDPKTDIALLKIDADEDLPYVTFGDSDGVQIGEWVLAVGNPFNLTSTVTAGIISAKSRDLTGQSSQSFLQTDAAVNPGNSGGALVNTNGELIGINTAISSQTGSYVGYSFAVPSNIARKVIEDIMEFGNVQNGVLGIQGGTFNSAVAEEMGVNYAEGVYVAEVIKNSGAEKAGIKKGDVIKKLDNIEISKFEDLSGYIKTKRPNDVINVELYRKNDLKSVSVTLTKTEIFTVNFMKMDLQDLSDSFKEKYQIDYGVIIKNTENKWLYSNLGITEGYIITGINDTKIESIDDISKLKDKYGEDILDNIKKLEYINTRKERKEVLFK; encoded by the coding sequence ATGAAGAAGATTTTAACCTTAGTAATGGTATCCGTATTAGGAGGTGTTATAACTCTTGGTGCTTACAAAGTTTTTTTAGAAAAAGACAACACCGTAGTTGTTGCAGCAAATAGCGAGCAACCTACTTTTTTACCAACAAATAATTTAAACATGGCGCTTAACGCTGCCGAAAACACCGATTTTACAACTGCCGCAGATAATACGGTTCACGCTGTGGTACACGTAAAAAACGTAACTATTAGCTCTGGACAAATGACCTTGCAAGATTTCTTTTCAGGAAGAAGCCCTCAACGCGCGCAAATGGGTACAGGTTCTGGGGTAATTATTAATGCCGACGGATATATTGTTACCAATAACCACGTTATTAAAAACGCCAGCGAACTTTCAGTTACATTAAACAACAATAAAACGTATACTGCTGAAGTTGTTGGAACCGATCCAAAAACCGATATCGCTTTATTAAAAATTGATGCCGATGAAGATTTACCTTATGTTACTTTTGGAGATTCTGATGGTGTGCAAATTGGCGAATGGGTTTTAGCTGTTGGTAACCCGTTCAACCTAACCTCTACCGTAACTGCAGGAATAATAAGTGCAAAATCTAGAGATTTAACAGGGCAAAGTTCTCAATCGTTTTTACAAACTGATGCAGCCGTAAACCCAGGAAACTCCGGTGGAGCACTAGTAAACACTAATGGAGAATTAATTGGTATTAACACGGCAATTTCATCTCAAACTGGTTCTTACGTTGGGTATTCTTTTGCTGTGCCAAGTAATATTGCACGTAAAGTTATTGAAGATATTATGGAATTTGGTAACGTACAAAATGGCGTATTAGGCATACAAGGCGGAACTTTTAATAGCGCTGTAGCGGAAGAAATGGGTGTAAATTACGCCGAAGGTGTTTATGTTGCCGAAGTAATAAAAAACTCTGGAGCCGAAAAAGCTGGTATTAAAAAAGGCGATGTTATTAAGAAATTAGACAATATCGAGATTTCTAAATTTGAAGATTTAAGCGGGTACATTAAAACGAAACGCCCCAACGATGTAATTAATGTAGAATTATACAGAAAGAACGATTTAAAATCGGTGTCGGTAACCTTAACAAAAACTGAAATATTTACCGTTAACTTCATGAAAATGGATTTACAAGATTTATCAGATTCTTTTAAGGAGAAATATCAAATAGATTACGGCGTAATTATTAAGAATACAGAAAACAAATGGTTGTATTCTAACTTAGGAATTACTGAAGGTTATATTATTACTGGAATTAACGATACTAAAATTGAAAGCATAGATGATATTTCAAAACTGAAAGATAAATATGGTGAAGATATTTTGGATAACATTAAAAAACTAGAATATATAAATACAAGAAAAGAAAGAAAAGAAGTTCTTTTTAAATAA
- the dapF gene encoding diaminopimelate epimerase, whose protein sequence is MQQTFYKYQGTGNDFVMVDNRQQAFNKRDTKNIAFLCDRRFGIGADGLILLENHDTLDFKMVYYNADGNESTMCGNGGRCLVAFAKHLGVIEDKAVFEAIDGLHHAEIEGDIVKLQMLDVDVVEKFDNHVFLNTGSPHHVQFEDAIEYFDIKEKGSKIRNGEPYFTEGTNVNFVKKVNDEVFRVRTYERGVEDETLSCGTGVTAVAIAMHAINETTETLIKLNVQGGKLKVSFDVDNGVYKNVWLIGPAKFVFKGDI, encoded by the coding sequence ATGCAACAGACTTTTTATAAATATCAAGGAACAGGGAACGATTTTGTGATGGTTGATAACCGTCAGCAAGCGTTCAATAAAAGAGATACCAAAAATATTGCTTTTTTGTGCGATAGACGTTTTGGGATAGGAGCAGACGGACTTATTCTTCTGGAAAATCATGATACGCTAGATTTTAAAATGGTGTATTATAATGCCGATGGTAACGAAAGTACCATGTGTGGAAATGGAGGTCGCTGTTTGGTTGCTTTTGCAAAACATTTGGGTGTTATTGAAGATAAGGCTGTATTTGAAGCTATAGATGGTTTACATCATGCTGAAATTGAAGGCGATATTGTGAAGTTACAAATGTTGGATGTTGATGTAGTAGAAAAGTTTGATAATCATGTGTTTTTAAATACCGGATCGCCACACCATGTGCAATTTGAAGATGCTATTGAATATTTCGATATTAAGGAAAAAGGTTCTAAAATTAGAAATGGCGAGCCTTATTTTACTGAAGGTACAAACGTGAATTTTGTAAAAAAGGTAAATGATGAAGTGTTTAGAGTACGTACTTACGAGCGTGGTGTAGAAGATGAAACTTTATCTTGTGGAACAGGTGTAACTGCCGTTGCTATTGCCATGCATGCAATAAATGAAACTACAGAAACCTTGATAAAATTAAATGTTCAGGGCGGAAAATTGAAAGTAAGTTTCGATGTTGACAATGGTGTTTACAAAAATGTTTGGCTTATTGGTCCTGCAAAATTTGTATTTAAAGGCGATATATGA
- a CDS encoding GNAT family N-acetyltransferase: MITLKGEHIYLRALEPEDLEFIHAVENDEAVWEISNTQTPYSKFLIKQYLEEAHRDIYDVKQLRLVISTNENKAIGLIDLFDFDFKNGRAGIGVLIKDEVNRSKGAGKEALALLINYSFTHLDLHQLYCNISEGNTTSIKLFTNQGFEQIGLKKDWTYVNGSYKNEYLFQLIKN, encoded by the coding sequence ATGATAACTCTAAAAGGCGAACATATCTATTTGCGCGCTTTAGAGCCTGAGGATTTAGAATTTATTCATGCTGTAGAAAACGACGAGGCTGTTTGGGAAATTAGTAATACACAAACGCCATATTCTAAGTTTTTAATAAAGCAATATTTAGAGGAAGCTCACCGAGATATTTACGATGTAAAGCAACTGCGTTTGGTGATTTCTACAAATGAAAATAAAGCTATTGGCTTAATTGATTTGTTCGATTTCGATTTTAAAAATGGTCGTGCTGGTATTGGGGTTTTAATTAAAGATGAAGTAAATAGGAGTAAAGGAGCAGGTAAGGAAGCTTTGGCTTTATTGATCAACTACAGTTTTACACATTTGGATCTTCATCAGTTATATTGTAATATTTCCGAAGGAAATACTACGAGTATCAAATTGTTTACGAATCAGGGGTTCGAACAAATTGGATTAAAAAAAGATTGGACCTATGTTAATGGTTCTTATAAAAACGAATATTTATTTCAGCTTATTAAAAATTAA
- a CDS encoding DUF2279 domain-containing protein, producing the protein MAFKVKYALFLLLVSSVAFAQTGFNAFFIPSDSLNISRRNAVVYSEAALASITLIGLNQLWYADYERSKFHTLNDNDEWLQMDKFGHAFSAYQMGKHGAQLLNWNGVSEKNQLLYGATLGFGFLTAVEMLDGYSEEWGFSWGDILANASGTSLYIGQELLWKEQRIALKYSFHQTKYAKQNPDKLGNGLLEEVLKDYNGQTYWLSANMHAFFKDSKIPKWLNLAVGYGGEGMLAGVSSNVNSLLISDLRYRQVFLSLDLDLEHIKTNSAFLKTVFSVFNMIKIPFPTLEFGKKGCVFHLLYI; encoded by the coding sequence ATGGCTTTTAAAGTGAAGTACGCGCTATTTTTACTTTTAGTGTCGTCGGTTGCTTTTGCTCAAACGGGATTTAACGCTTTCTTTATACCTAGTGATTCTTTAAATATATCACGACGTAATGCTGTGGTTTATAGTGAGGCTGCACTTGCTAGCATTACTTTAATTGGTTTAAATCAATTATGGTATGCCGATTACGAGCGTTCTAAATTCCATACTTTAAATGATAATGATGAGTGGTTGCAAATGGATAAGTTTGGTCATGCCTTTTCTGCTTACCAAATGGGGAAACATGGTGCACAACTTTTAAATTGGAATGGTGTAAGTGAAAAAAATCAACTTTTATATGGAGCTACATTAGGTTTTGGGTTTCTTACTGCTGTAGAAATGCTGGATGGTTATTCTGAAGAATGGGGTTTTTCTTGGGGTGATATTTTAGCAAATGCATCGGGTACAAGTTTGTATATTGGGCAAGAATTATTGTGGAAAGAGCAACGAATTGCGCTTAAATACAGTTTTCATCAAACAAAATATGCTAAACAAAACCCAGATAAGCTTGGAAACGGACTATTAGAAGAGGTGTTAAAGGATTATAATGGGCAAACCTATTGGCTTAGTGCTAACATGCATGCGTTCTTTAAGGATAGTAAGATTCCAAAATGGCTTAATCTAGCTGTAGGTTACGGTGGAGAGGGCATGTTGGCTGGTGTAAGTAGTAATGTTAATAGTTTGTTAATTAGTGATTTACGATACAGGCAGGTCTTCCTAAGTCTTGATCTTGATTTAGAACATATAAAAACAAATTCAGCCTTTCTAAAAACTGTTTTTAGTGTTTTTAATATGATAAAAATACCATTTCCAACTCTCGAATTTGGTAAAAAAGGCTGTGTTTTTCATCTATTGTACATTTGA
- the mltG gene encoding endolytic transglycosylase MltG, producing the protein MYIKKILIALAVIGLLVAAFFANFVYKAMLRPNTAFNNETAYVYISSNATYSEVRSQLEPLLDDIESFDDLAEQKKYTSNIRAGKFAIKKGMTNNDIINSIRSGNIAIKVSFNNQSTLEKLAGRVSKEIEADSLSLLKAMTDKTFLAENKFNEATALGMYLPNSYEVFWNTDAEGFRNRMLKEYKRFWNATRTKKAEAIGLEPNEVIALASIVYEESKQASEQPTIAGVYMNRLRIGMPLQADPTLKFAAYQLPKYKNTIIKRVLNVHKDIESPYNTYQNRGLPPGLIAMPDISAIDAVLNYQKHQYLYFAANAKKFGFHKFAKTLAQHNVNAREYQRFLSAQGINK; encoded by the coding sequence ATGTACATAAAAAAAATACTTATAGCTCTTGCTGTTATTGGGCTTCTCGTAGCCGCATTTTTTGCAAACTTTGTCTACAAAGCAATGCTAAGGCCAAATACGGCTTTTAATAATGAAACGGCTTATGTTTATATATCTAGTAATGCAACTTATAGCGAGGTTAGAAGTCAATTAGAGCCTTTACTAGACGATATTGAATCGTTTGATGATTTAGCTGAACAAAAAAAATACACCTCTAATATTAGAGCAGGGAAGTTTGCTATAAAAAAAGGGATGACTAATAATGATATTATTAATTCTATAAGAAGTGGTAATATAGCTATTAAAGTGTCTTTTAATAATCAGTCTACTTTAGAAAAACTTGCAGGGCGGGTTTCTAAGGAAATTGAAGCCGATAGTTTGTCTTTGTTGAAAGCCATGACGGATAAAACGTTTTTAGCTGAAAACAAGTTTAATGAAGCTACAGCTTTAGGAATGTATTTACCTAACAGTTACGAGGTTTTCTGGAACACCGATGCAGAAGGTTTTAGAAATAGAATGCTTAAAGAATATAAGCGTTTTTGGAATGCTACTAGAACAAAAAAAGCTGAAGCTATTGGTTTAGAACCTAATGAAGTAATTGCATTGGCCTCTATTGTTTATGAGGAGTCTAAGCAAGCTAGCGAGCAACCAACCATTGCAGGTGTGTACATGAATAGGTTAAGAATTGGTATGCCTTTACAAGCCGATCCTACTTTAAAATTTGCTGCTTATCAATTACCTAAGTACAAAAACACAATAATTAAGCGTGTTTTAAATGTGCATAAGGATATTGAGTCTCCATATAATACTTACCAAAATCGTGGTTTACCTCCGGGTTTAATTGCCATGCCCGATATCTCGGCTATAGATGCGGTTTTAAATTACCAAAAGCATCAATATCTATACTTTGCAGCAAACGCTAAAAAGTTTGGCTTTCATAAGTTTGCTAAAACTTTAGCACAGCATAATGTAAATGCTAGAGAATATCAACGTTTTTTATCTGCTCAAGGTATTAATAAATAG